AGATCGCGTCTTTCCGGGAGAAGGTCGATCAGAGCAGCCAGAAGATTCGCGATCTCTCCGACCAGATTGCCAACTCCACCGATCCGAACGTCGTCGCCGAAATTGCCAAGTTCAAGCCGCTGTTCGACCAGCGCGCGCCGCTATCGGAACAGACCCTCAATCTGGCCGCCATCAACACCGACGATGCCGATGAGCAGGCCTCAAGACTGAGCATGGGCAAGGCCCTTGAGGTCAGCTACGCCATTTATGCCGTGCTCGACGACATGGCCAACATCGTCAGCACGAACCTCCAGGCGACCGACGAAGCCACGGGTGCCGAGTACATCACCTCCCGCAACCTGCTCCTCGGCTGCATCGGCTTCCTGTCGCTCTTCTCGGTAACCGTTGCCGTGCTGATGTCGGTTTCGATCAGCCGCAGCCTCCGGAACGCCGGCACCGTGATGGGCAGGGTGTCCGACGGCGACCTGACCTGGAAGGCGGAAAAGCTTCCCAATGATGAAATCGGCGACATGCTGCGGCTCGTGGATACCATGGTCGAACGTCTGCGGTCGGTCGTGAGCGATGCGCTGGTCGCCTCCGACAACGTGTCGGCCGGCAGCCAGCAGCTGTCGTCGGCCTCGGAGCAGATCGCTCAGGGCGCCACCGAGCAGGCTTCGTCGGCCGAGGAAGCCTCCTCGTCGATGGAAGAGATGGCCTCCAACATCAAGCAGAACGCCGACAACGCCGCCCAGACCGAGAAGATCGCCCGCCAGTCCTCCAAGGACGCCGAGACCTCCGGTCAGGCCGTCACCCAGGCCGTCGCCGCCATGCAGACCATCGCCGAGAAGATCGGCATCGTCCAGGAGATCGCCCGCCAGACCGACCTCTTGGCCCTCAACGCCGCCGTCGAGGCGGCCCGGGCCGGCGAACACGGTCGTGGCTTTGCCGTCGTCGCCTCGGAAGTGCGCAAGCTCGCCGAGCGTTCGCAGGCCGCCGCCACCGAGATCTCGCAGATGTCGGTCGACACGGTTGCCTCTGCCCAGCAGGCCGGCGACATGCTGAACCGTCTGGTGCCGGATATCCGCAAGACCGCCGAGCTGGTGTCGGAGATCTCCGCCGCCTGCCGCGAACAGGACATCGGCGCCTCCCAGATCAACCAGGCGATCCAGCAGCTCGACAAGGTGACGCAGCAGAACGCCGGCGCCTCCGAAGAGATGTCGGCTACCTCCGAGGAACTGGCCGCCCAGGCCGAGGAACTGCAGGCCTCGATCGCCTTCTTCCGCGTCGAAAACGCAGCCGCCAACGCCAAGGCACCTCAGCGGAAGGCACAAGGACGGGTCACGCGGACGGTCGCCCACGAGCCCGTGCGGAAGCCGGCCGCGCTCGTCAAGAAGACCGCCAGCGCCAGCCGGTTGCAGCGCCCGACCGTCAAGGCCCAGCAGGAGGCCGTGCG
Above is a window of Pleomorphomonas sp. T1.2MG-36 DNA encoding:
- a CDS encoding methyl-accepting chemotaxis protein; translated protein: MRITIKAKLGLAFGFVIMLTAAMAGLAVSDLSSLNTAVTNLVNGPTADLENIRVLTNEFNAIVRNEKNAVMSSDSTQIASFREKVDQSSQKIRDLSDQIANSTDPNVVAEIAKFKPLFDQRAPLSEQTLNLAAINTDDADEQASRLSMGKALEVSYAIYAVLDDMANIVSTNLQATDEATGAEYITSRNLLLGCIGFLSLFSVTVAVLMSVSISRSLRNAGTVMGRVSDGDLTWKAEKLPNDEIGDMLRLVDTMVERLRSVVSDALVASDNVSAGSQQLSSASEQIAQGATEQASSAEEASSSMEEMASNIKQNADNAAQTEKIARQSSKDAETSGQAVTQAVAAMQTIAEKIGIVQEIARQTDLLALNAAVEAARAGEHGRGFAVVASEVRKLAERSQAAATEISQMSVDTVASAQQAGDMLNRLVPDIRKTAELVSEISAACREQDIGASQINQAIQQLDKVTQQNAGASEEMSATSEELAAQAEELQASIAFFRVENAAANAKAPQRKAQGRVTRTVAHEPVRKPAALVKKTASASRLQRPTVKAQQEAVRGFALDLDMGGPDDDDADFRESA